A single window of Methanoregula sp. DNA harbors:
- a CDS encoding potassium transporter TrkA, translating to MALRSVNLPGVGTKYEFETEKGDIVAIFFTKTGTIQMYTLQQGCHTPSAAEMTPMEARRLGNILTGAIIEAESESVEIAFSALADLRITIHTYIIPKPVAGKTIEDLQIRTKTGVTVIAVSRRDKNIINPTPSFVFETGDAVVVIGETDQLKRFEREVMVD from the coding sequence ATGGCGCTCAGATCGGTGAACCTCCCCGGTGTCGGGACGAAGTATGAATTTGAGACCGAGAAAGGTGACATTGTCGCCATCTTCTTCACCAAGACCGGCACCATCCAGATGTATACCCTCCAGCAGGGATGCCACACTCCAAGTGCCGCTGAAATGACCCCGATGGAGGCGCGACGCCTTGGGAATATCCTGACCGGAGCGATCATCGAAGCGGAATCGGAAAGTGTCGAGATTGCATTCTCAGCCCTTGCAGACCTGCGGATCACTATTCACACGTACATTATCCCGAAACCTGTCGCAGGAAAAACGATCGAAGACCTCCAGATCCGCACCAAGACCGGGGTCACGGTGATCGCTGTCAGCCGCAGGGACAAGAACATCATCAACCCAACCCCGTCATTTGTTTTCGAGACCGGTGATGCAGTCGTCGTGATAGGGGAGACCGACCAGCTCAAGAGGTTCGAGCGGGAAGTCATGGTGGATTAA